One part of the Desulfonema ishimotonii genome encodes these proteins:
- a CDS encoding RHS repeat domain-containing protein has protein sequence MPVIGGTKKRAVPRNSWNGPSIVSQYDYRYDALGRRKSVGNSGAAFAQTRHNIHTYNDRNELTGSVRKEGGVTSTATAPVVVAEGRLYEYDPIGNRTYYTEGTGPQVTYARNAVNQYTALTGGVSASPAYDHDGNMTAYDGATYTWNAENRLIAAETADKRITFLYDYMGRRVRKQVYSGTPGSWNASSDETRVFVYNGWNLIRETVTAGASDSDTYYVWGLDFSQGMQGAGGIGGLLCGVSGGKVRQYTYDANGNVGQLVDESGVIVAHYEYDPFGNEIVAEGTGVQDNPFRFSTKYLDDETGLYYYGFRYYSAELGRWLNRDPLEEWGGYNLYGVTFNNPLYFYDYLGLCNLEEVAESVIIEIALEKGLDIVWSKVKSAAAKFGTAAVADGPGPIGDIIGVALALWDFGSGGYRLATTGKSLRRISNDFNNKLRQVYSNLDTDLLKGKTQDCCNQFAIDMTIAVKAALGSHGKTFKKKLDDAFDGLKECCNPNPLSKSEIKKARERGVDRAKSAERKLIQSGHPGTADDGGWSWEERKKIAEERVYPKDTRWHHINSVKENPGLAEVADNVSASRGGTKGHVTKYHPNGTQAGSSGKMLNRQKMMENHLRGE, from the coding sequence CGCCACAATATCCATACCTACAACGACCGGAACGAGCTGACCGGCTCGGTGCGGAAAGAGGGCGGTGTCACTTCGACCGCCACCGCTCCGGTGGTGGTCGCCGAGGGCAGGCTGTACGAATATGATCCCATCGGCAACCGGACTTATTACACCGAAGGGACCGGCCCGCAGGTGACATACGCCCGGAATGCGGTGAACCAGTACACCGCCCTGACCGGCGGTGTGAGTGCGTCCCCGGCCTATGACCATGACGGCAATATGACCGCATATGACGGGGCGACGTATACGTGGAATGCCGAAAACCGTCTGATCGCCGCCGAGACAGCGGATAAGAGGATCACGTTCCTGTACGATTACATGGGCCGCCGGGTGCGGAAGCAGGTCTACAGCGGAACTCCGGGCAGTTGGAACGCATCGTCGGATGAGACCCGCGTGTTTGTGTACAACGGGTGGAACCTGATCCGGGAGACGGTCACCGCCGGAGCATCGGACAGCGACACGTATTATGTGTGGGGCCTGGATTTCAGCCAGGGCATGCAGGGTGCGGGCGGCATCGGCGGGCTGCTGTGCGGCGTGTCCGGGGGAAAGGTGCGCCAATACACATACGACGCCAACGGCAACGTGGGCCAGCTTGTGGACGAAAGCGGCGTGATTGTTGCGCATTATGAATACGACCCCTTCGGCAATGAGATCGTGGCGGAGGGAACCGGGGTACAGGACAACCCGTTCCGGTTCTCGACAAAGTATCTTGATGATGAGACGGGGCTGTATTACTATGGATTCAGGTACTACTCGGCTGAGCTGGGGAGGTGGTTAAATCGTGATCCGCTGGAAGAGTGGGGCGGATATAATCTTTACGGAGTTACTTTTAACAATCCGTTGTATTTCTATGATTATCTCGGTCTCTGCAATCTGGAGGAGGTTGCGGAAAGTGTGATCATTGAAATCGCGCTGGAAAAAGGTCTGGATATAGTCTGGAGCAAGGTGAAAAGCGCTGCCGCGAAGTTCGGTACTGCCGCCGTCGCGGACGGACCCGGTCCCATCGGTGATATTATCGGGGTCGCTTTGGCATTGTGGGATTTCGGAAGCGGGGGCTACAGGCTTGCAACGACGGGGAAAAGTCTCAGAAGAATTTCCAATGATTTTAACAATAAGCTCAGGCAGGTATATTCGAATCTTGACACAGACCTTCTGAAAGGCAAAACACAGGACTGTTGCAATCAGTTTGCGATAGATATGACCATAGCTGTCAAGGCAGCACTCGGATCGCATGGCAAAACTTTCAAAAAGAAACTTGATGATGCTTTCGACGGATTGAAGGAGTGTTGCAATCCTAATCCATTATCTAAATCAGAAATAAAAAAAGCTCGTGAAAGAGGTGTTGATAGAGCGAAGTCGGCAGAAAGAAAGCTTATCCAAAGCGGCCATCCTGGAACCGCAGATGACGGCGGATGGAGTTGGGAGGAGCGAAAAAAGATTGCCGAAGAGAGAGTGTATCCAAAAGATACAAGATGGCATCACATCAATTCAGTAAAAGAAAATCCAGGATTAGCTGAAGTCGCTGATAATGTCTCAGCGTCAAGAGGAGGAACAAAGGGGCATGTAACAAAATACCATCCAAACGGAACTCAAGCTGGCTCTTCTGGAAAAATGCTGAATAGGCAAAAGATGATGGAAAATCATTTAAGAGGGGAATAA
- a CDS encoding ORF6N domain-containing protein: MNHQAIEISGTEIPVIEYKDERVITFKNIDRVHQRPEGTARKRFNDNKSRFIEDEDFFNVPYEEWTQLMTVRFSDGHKGGRKGKIKFITESGYLMLVKSFTDDLAWDVQRWLVKGYFRAKAYEQTRSEFSESSSGLSGELFDRSVDRFEKALKAVTLMGISGRQEALLTANRITRETTGVDLADIIRPELKKTSPLRTEKLPRIPSVTESELIRFAELWHAEYGSRSVLTRQLCELTEGTDIQIPPGRCDTRFHRIKFGKMLSKLDGYQVGHYRITGAGKKRNLRLWRLKRADDK; the protein is encoded by the coding sequence ATGAATCATCAGGCCATAGAAATTTCCGGCACAGAGATTCCCGTCATCGAATACAAGGACGAACGAGTGATTACCTTCAAAAATATTGACCGGGTGCATCAGCGGCCCGAAGGGACAGCAAGAAAAAGATTCAACGATAATAAAAGCCGATTTATCGAAGATGAGGATTTCTTCAATGTGCCTTATGAGGAGTGGACTCAGCTTATGACCGTCCGTTTTTCGGACGGTCATAAAGGCGGACGAAAAGGAAAAATTAAATTCATCACTGAATCCGGCTATTTAATGTTGGTGAAATCATTCACAGATGATCTGGCATGGGACGTTCAGCGTTGGTTGGTAAAGGGATATTTCCGTGCAAAAGCATACGAACAAACCCGGTCCGAATTTTCGGAATCGTCATCCGGCCTGAGCGGAGAGCTGTTTGACCGCAGTGTGGACCGGTTTGAAAAGGCACTGAAAGCGGTGACGCTCATGGGAATCAGCGGCAGACAGGAAGCCCTGCTCACAGCCAACCGCATCACCAGGGAGACCACCGGCGTTGATCTGGCTGACATCATCCGGCCGGAACTGAAGAAAACCTCCCCTCTCAGAACCGAAAAACTCCCGCGCATCCCGTCCGTCACCGAATCCGAGCTGATCAGGTTTGCCGAGCTGTGGCATGCCGAATACGGCAGCCGCTCGGTGCTGACACGCCAGCTGTGCGAGCTGACCGAAGGTACGGATATTCAGATTCCCCCGGGCCGCTGCGACACGCGCTTTCACAGGATAAAATTCGGCAAAATGCTCTCAAAATTGGACGGATATCAGGTCGGCCATTACCGCATCACCGGAGCGGGCAAAAAAAGAAATCTGAGGCTCTGGCGGCTGAAACGGGCGGATGACAAATAG